In Streptomyces sp. NBC_01551, one DNA window encodes the following:
- a CDS encoding SMP-30/gluconolactonase/LRE family protein — MSMRPRLITLALTTLAVTATTLTLGSTTAGASPSPRVSTAFTIPGEKVYPEGIAADPRTGTVYVGSYADGTVYRARPGARKAEVFLPAGTDGRDTANGLRVDARGRLWVTDSTTGVAVYDARTGTRLAHFEVEGGGPFFVNDLAITPDGTAYLTDSVRAVVYRVTPAQLAAGSGALLPAFDLSGHLAPRPAGTFNLNGIVADRSGRYLLTVDMTAGDLHRLDLRTGAITRVALTGGDLKAADGLDLSPDGTLRVAHNTSNTLTRWQVSPDGTRARLTRTITDPGLQIPTTLAHIPGRTLVVRSQFDKDGPLTPSTGTPTTFTIAAVQGL, encoded by the coding sequence ATGTCCATGCGCCCGCGACTGATCACGCTCGCCCTGACCACCCTCGCCGTGACGGCGACGACCCTGACCCTCGGCAGCACCACGGCCGGGGCGAGCCCCTCCCCCCGCGTCTCGACCGCGTTCACGATCCCCGGCGAGAAGGTCTACCCCGAGGGCATAGCCGCCGACCCCCGTACCGGCACGGTCTACGTCGGCTCGTACGCGGACGGCACCGTCTACCGGGCCCGCCCGGGCGCCCGTAAGGCCGAGGTGTTCCTGCCCGCCGGCACCGACGGCCGCGACACCGCGAACGGGCTGCGCGTCGACGCCCGGGGCCGCCTGTGGGTCACCGACTCCACCACCGGCGTCGCCGTGTACGACGCCCGGACCGGAACCCGCCTGGCCCACTTCGAGGTCGAGGGCGGCGGCCCGTTCTTCGTCAACGACCTGGCCATCACCCCGGACGGCACCGCCTACCTGACGGACAGCGTCCGCGCGGTGGTCTACCGCGTCACCCCGGCCCAGCTGGCCGCCGGCTCCGGCGCCCTGCTCCCGGCGTTCGACCTGAGCGGCCACCTGGCGCCGCGCCCCGCGGGCACCTTCAACCTCAACGGCATCGTCGCCGACCGGTCCGGCCGCTACCTGCTCACCGTGGACATGACGGCGGGCGACCTCCACCGCCTCGACCTGCGTACCGGCGCCATCACCCGGGTCGCCCTGACCGGCGGCGACCTCAAGGCCGCCGACGGCCTCGACCTCTCCCCCGACGGCACCCTGCGCGTGGCCCACAACACCAGCAACACGCTGACCCGCTGGCAGGTCTCCCCGGACGGCACCCGCGCCCGCCTGACCCGCACGATCACGGACCCCGGCCTCCAGATCCCCACCACCCTGGCCCACATCCCGGGCCGCACCCTGGTGGTCCGCTCCCAGTTCGACAAGGACGGCCCCCTGACCCCCTCCACGGGCACCCCGACGACCTTCACGATCGCCGCGGTCCAGGGCCTCTGA
- a CDS encoding cupin domain-containing protein, with amino-acid sequence MSYPEYPEQVYSREEGEVSAVFRTVDTPPEFGVAGGDAIHYLATKASTNGEFGLYRVEMSPKAGGPKTHFHKTISESFFVLDGTVRLFNGVDWIDAQKGDFLYVPQGGLHAFRNDSDAPAEMLMLFAPGAPREEYFEGLAALADATDEERTEFFVRHDSYFVE; translated from the coding sequence ATGTCGTATCCGGAGTACCCGGAGCAGGTGTACAGCCGGGAAGAGGGCGAGGTCAGCGCGGTCTTCCGGACCGTGGACACCCCGCCCGAGTTCGGTGTCGCGGGCGGGGACGCGATTCACTACCTGGCCACCAAGGCCTCCACGAACGGTGAGTTCGGGCTCTACCGGGTGGAGATGAGCCCGAAGGCGGGCGGGCCCAAGACGCACTTCCACAAGACGATCTCGGAGTCGTTCTTCGTGCTCGACGGCACGGTCCGGCTGTTCAACGGCGTGGACTGGATCGACGCGCAGAAGGGCGACTTCCTGTACGTGCCGCAGGGCGGGCTGCACGCCTTCCGCAACGACTCGGACGCGCCCGCCGAGATGCTGATGCTCTTCGCCCCGGGCGCGCCGCGCGAGGAGTACTTCGAGGGGCTGGCGGCCCTCGCGGACGCGACGGACGAGGAGCGCACGGAGTTCTTCGTGCGCCACGACTCCTACTTCGTCGAATAG
- a CDS encoding esterase family protein, giving the protein MHDYPQRPQSDGQDPSEPVRTPRRSRRPIWISTGVVCALVLGGGGFAAWKYEWFSGNGETVSFGKNRPPAEPERQDAPVAPAAPGEPSPAGPTGDPDVLMPAGPKAAFKQTAKLDDGTIIAKTRLAGAKSGFTGDVWVWAPKEYDDPKYAKAAFPVLIALPGGNGYPANYWSDRSLGLQKAITDGVKAGTSLPFIVVMPVLNPDAKYYYDGSDIPGQAKMGTWLSEDIPDFTRANFRTYKSRDGWAFMGSSSGAFVGMKLLLQYPDRFKAVIASGGEIVPDSPLWKGHQAEMDENNPEKLAQKLIDTNGPEVYINFQVGTKESGKQRMTQFKNAYGKGPVKMTIRDIQNGEHNGWHYVRGMKEGSLEWISKVLKAPKPEGTG; this is encoded by the coding sequence GTGCACGACTACCCGCAGCGTCCGCAGTCCGATGGCCAGGACCCGTCCGAGCCCGTGCGCACGCCCCGGCGGTCGCGCCGCCCGATTTGGATCAGCACGGGTGTGGTGTGCGCGCTCGTCCTCGGCGGCGGCGGCTTCGCGGCCTGGAAGTACGAGTGGTTCTCGGGCAACGGCGAGACCGTGAGCTTCGGCAAGAACCGGCCGCCCGCCGAGCCCGAGCGGCAGGACGCCCCGGTTGCCCCGGCCGCCCCGGGCGAGCCCTCGCCGGCCGGGCCGACCGGCGACCCGGACGTGCTCATGCCGGCCGGCCCGAAGGCCGCGTTCAAGCAGACCGCCAAGCTCGACGACGGCACGATCATCGCGAAGACCCGCCTCGCGGGCGCGAAGTCCGGCTTCACCGGCGACGTCTGGGTGTGGGCGCCCAAGGAGTACGACGACCCGAAGTACGCCAAGGCCGCCTTCCCGGTCCTCATCGCGCTCCCCGGCGGCAACGGCTACCCCGCCAACTACTGGTCCGACCGCAGTCTCGGCCTCCAGAAGGCCATCACCGACGGGGTCAAGGCGGGCACCAGCCTGCCGTTCATCGTGGTCATGCCGGTACTCAACCCGGACGCCAAGTACTACTACGACGGCTCCGACATACCCGGCCAGGCCAAGATGGGCACCTGGCTCTCCGAGGACATACCCGACTTCACCCGCGCCAACTTCCGTACGTACAAGTCCCGCGACGGCTGGGCCTTCATGGGCTCCTCCTCGGGAGCGTTCGTCGGCATGAAGCTGCTCCTCCAGTACCCGGACCGGTTCAAGGCAGTGATCGCCAGCGGCGGCGAGATCGTTCCCGACTCCCCGCTCTGGAAGGGACACCAGGCGGAGATGGACGAGAACAACCCCGAGAAGCTCGCGCAGAAGCTGATCGACACCAACGGGCCCGAGGTGTACATCAACTTCCAGGTCGGGACCAAGGAGAGCGGCAAGCAGCGGATGACGCAGTTCAAGAACGCGTACGGCAAGGGCCCGGTCAAGATGACCATCCGCGACATCCAGAACGGCGAGCACAACGGCTGGCACTACGTGCGCGGCATGAAGGAAGGCTCGCTGGAGTGGATCAGCAAGGTGCTGAAGGCCCCGAAGCCGGAGGGCACCGGCTGA
- the ychF gene encoding redox-regulated ATPase YchF produces MSLTIGIVGLPNVGKSTLFNALTKNDVLAANYPFATIEPNVGVVGVPDSRLAVLAGIFGSQKVLPATVDFVDIAGIVRGASEGEGLGNKFLANIRESDAICQVIRAFKDENVVHVDGKVSPKDDIETINTELILADLQSIEKAEPRLTKESRLQKEKVAVLAAVVEAKKILEAGDTLFSKGITKGTEQGDLLHELHLLTTKPFLYVFNVDEDELTDDAFKAEQSALVAPAEAIFLNAKLEQDLSELDDEEALELLQSVGQDEPGLATLGRVGFDTLGLQTYLTAGPKETRAWTIKKGATAPEAAGVIHTDFQRGFIKAEVISFADLVDCGSVTEARAKGKARMEGKDYVMQDGDVVEFRFNV; encoded by the coding sequence TCGACCCTGTTCAACGCCCTGACCAAGAACGACGTGCTGGCGGCCAACTACCCGTTCGCCACGATCGAGCCGAACGTCGGCGTCGTCGGCGTTCCGGACTCGCGCCTCGCGGTCCTGGCCGGCATCTTCGGCTCGCAGAAGGTCCTCCCCGCGACGGTCGACTTCGTCGACATCGCCGGCATCGTGCGCGGCGCCTCCGAGGGCGAGGGCCTGGGCAACAAGTTCCTCGCGAACATCCGCGAGTCGGACGCGATCTGCCAGGTCATCCGCGCCTTCAAGGACGAGAACGTCGTCCACGTCGACGGCAAGGTCTCGCCGAAGGACGACATCGAGACGATCAACACCGAGCTGATCCTCGCCGACCTCCAGTCCATCGAGAAGGCCGAACCGCGCCTGACGAAGGAGTCCCGCCTCCAGAAGGAGAAGGTCGCGGTCCTCGCGGCCGTCGTCGAGGCCAAGAAGATCCTCGAAGCGGGCGACACCCTCTTCTCCAAGGGCATCACCAAGGGCACGGAGCAGGGCGACCTCCTGCACGAGCTGCACCTGCTCACCACGAAGCCGTTCCTCTACGTCTTCAACGTGGACGAGGACGAGCTGACGGACGACGCCTTCAAGGCGGAGCAGAGCGCGCTGGTCGCCCCGGCCGAGGCGATCTTCCTGAACGCCAAGCTGGAGCAGGACCTCTCCGAGCTGGACGACGAGGAAGCCCTCGAGCTCCTCCAGTCGGTCGGCCAGGACGAGCCCGGCCTCGCCACCCTCGGCCGCGTCGGCTTCGACACCCTGGGCCTCCAGACGTACCTGACGGCCGGCCCGAAGGAAACCCGCGCCTGGACGATCAAGAAGGGCGCCACCGCCCCGGAGGCCGCCGGCGTCATCCACACGGACTTCCAGCGCGGCTTCATCAAGGCCGAGGTCATCTCCTTCGCGGACCTGGTCGACTGCGGCTCGGTCACCGAGGCCCGCGCCAAGGGCAAGGCCCGCATGGAGGGCAAGGACTACGTCATGCAGGACGGCGACGTGGTGGAGTTCCGCTTCAACGTCTGA
- a CDS encoding serine protease, producing the protein MSPVVKGACAAVAAGATAVFAVALLKAPAESAEPEDPFPTVGVLMANGEHWCTASVVDSPRGNVVATAAHCVAPAGEDGEPGEVAHDGLAIGELSFAPGFSGEGAGTQPFGVWKVRAVHVDERWTKWGDDTADFAFLTIEPGPDGRSLQEAVGGGEAPKPDWTSGYEREVTVVGYPESDRNPQNKPVSCTTQTRHDEDDPDMLYIGCAGFWTGTSGSPWIADRGGPGEPGRLIGVLSGGETDVDSTAALYDERAKALYDRAARG; encoded by the coding sequence ATGAGCCCCGTGGTGAAGGGGGCCTGCGCGGCGGTCGCCGCCGGGGCCACCGCCGTGTTCGCGGTGGCGCTCCTGAAGGCGCCGGCCGAGTCGGCGGAGCCGGAGGACCCCTTCCCCACCGTCGGCGTGCTCATGGCCAACGGGGAGCACTGGTGCACGGCCAGCGTGGTCGACAGCCCCCGCGGCAACGTCGTCGCCACCGCCGCGCACTGCGTGGCCCCGGCGGGCGAGGACGGGGAGCCCGGCGAGGTCGCGCACGACGGCCTCGCCATCGGCGAGCTCTCCTTCGCCCCCGGCTTCTCCGGGGAGGGCGCGGGAACCCAGCCCTTCGGGGTGTGGAAGGTCCGCGCGGTCCACGTGGACGAGCGCTGGACGAAGTGGGGCGACGACACCGCCGACTTCGCCTTCCTCACCATCGAGCCCGGCCCGGACGGGCGCAGCCTCCAGGAGGCCGTGGGCGGCGGCGAGGCCCCGAAACCCGACTGGACCTCCGGCTACGAGCGCGAGGTCACGGTGGTCGGCTATCCGGAGTCCGACCGCAACCCGCAGAACAAGCCCGTCTCGTGCACCACCCAGACCCGGCACGACGAGGACGACCCCGACATGCTGTACATCGGCTGCGCCGGGTTCTGGACGGGCACCAGCGGGAGCCCCTGGATCGCCGACCGGGGCGGGCCGGGGGAGCCGGGCCGCCTGATCGGCGTACTGAGCGGCGGGGAGACGGACGTCGACTCGACCGCCGCCCTGTACGACGAGCGCGCGAAGGCCCTCTACGACCGGGCCGCGCGGGGCTGA
- a CDS encoding antibiotic biosynthesis monooxygenase — MYVRSIYATGDPAELDGVAEALRTDGRALLSAEPGFRGMGLFADRELGKLLVGSWWEDEASRQASYENLSKRRAEMMAPFAQTVTVDNWEAAVARRAEELVPGAGFRLVHMDVEPADIDLLVDTFRDTSLPKVQKIPGLAGISLLIDRDRGRAAVGSLYADRDALVASRGAVAAVRGEATAKARATTRSLEEFEVVLATAVPHS; from the coding sequence ATGTACGTTCGCAGCATCTATGCAACGGGTGATCCGGCCGAGCTCGACGGGGTCGCCGAGGCGCTCCGGACCGACGGGCGTGCGCTGCTGTCGGCGGAACCGGGCTTTCGCGGGATGGGGCTGTTCGCCGACCGCGAGCTCGGCAAGCTCCTGGTGGGATCGTGGTGGGAGGACGAGGCCTCCCGGCAGGCCAGCTACGAGAACCTGAGCAAGCGGCGGGCCGAGATGATGGCGCCCTTCGCGCAGACCGTGACGGTCGACAACTGGGAAGCGGCGGTCGCCCGGCGCGCAGAGGAACTCGTGCCGGGCGCGGGGTTCCGGCTGGTCCACATGGACGTCGAGCCGGCTGACATCGACCTGCTGGTGGACACGTTCCGCGACACCTCACTGCCCAAGGTCCAGAAAATCCCCGGACTGGCCGGCATCTCCCTGCTCATCGATCGCGACCGGGGCAGAGCCGCTGTCGGCTCGCTCTACGCCGACCGCGACGCACTCGTGGCATCCCGTGGCGCCGTCGCGGCGGTCCGCGGAGAGGCCACCGCGAAGGCTCGCGCAACCACCCGCAGCCTGGAGGAATTCGAGGTGGTCCTCGCCACGGCGGTCCCCCACTCCTGA
- a CDS encoding EamA family transporter has translation MPPSTAAPGSEAPKVTGTVWFALALVYVVWGSTYLAIRIVVETMPPFLSAGVRFITAGLLLAGIVALRDGPAALRATSAQVRSAVVVGLLLVLGGNGLVVLAETSIPSGLAALLVAAVPMWLVVLRAATGDRPPARTLGGVLLGFCGLAVLTSPGIGGAVQLSGVLLVLAASVLWSLGSFSAPRLELPANPFTGSAYQMLAGGTADVLVGLIRGEHHGLDPAGYSTSSWLALGYLVVFGSLVAFTAYVWLLRSAPLSLVATYAYVNPVVAVALGALILDEALTWPILLGGAVVVAAVCVIVSTERKA, from the coding sequence ATGCCCCCCTCCACCGCCGCGCCCGGCTCCGAGGCCCCGAAGGTCACCGGCACCGTCTGGTTCGCCCTGGCCCTCGTCTACGTCGTCTGGGGCTCGACCTACCTCGCCATCCGGATCGTCGTCGAGACCATGCCGCCCTTCCTCTCCGCCGGGGTCCGGTTCATCACCGCCGGCCTCCTGCTGGCCGGCATCGTCGCCCTGCGCGACGGCCCGGCGGCGCTGCGGGCCACCTCGGCGCAGGTCCGCTCGGCCGTGGTGGTCGGCCTGCTGCTGGTCCTCGGCGGCAACGGGCTCGTCGTGCTCGCCGAGACCTCGATCCCCTCCGGCCTCGCCGCGCTGCTGGTGGCCGCGGTGCCGATGTGGCTCGTGGTGCTGCGGGCCGCCACCGGGGACCGGCCGCCGGCGCGCACGCTCGGCGGGGTCCTGCTCGGCTTCTGCGGCCTGGCGGTGCTGACCAGCCCGGGGATCGGCGGCGCGGTGCAGCTGTCGGGGGTGCTGCTGGTGCTGGCGGCCTCGGTGCTCTGGTCGCTGGGCTCGTTCTCCGCGCCGAGGCTGGAGCTGCCCGCCAACCCCTTCACCGGGAGCGCGTACCAGATGCTCGCGGGCGGGACCGCCGACGTCCTGGTCGGCCTGATCCGGGGCGAGCACCACGGCCTGGACCCGGCGGGCTACTCCACGTCCTCCTGGCTGGCGCTCGGCTACCTGGTCGTCTTCGGCTCGCTCGTGGCCTTCACCGCGTACGTGTGGCTGCTGCGGTCGGCGCCGCTGTCGCTGGTCGCCACGTACGCCTACGTCAATCCGGTCGTCGCCGTCGCGCTGGGCGCGCTGATCCTCGACGAGGCCCTGACCTGGCCGATCCTGCTCGGCGGCGCCGTCGTGGTGGCCGCGGTGTGCGTGATCGTCAGCACGGAGCGCAAGGCGTAG
- a CDS encoding MarR family winged helix-turn-helix transcriptional regulator, with protein MTSMPAEERIGSHIKRAEQALLAAKNAALKPAGVTVPQYAALLWLSEKPGISAAALARLCGVTPPTMNTVLKNLQERGLIERTPHEWHRNVLETRLTEEGEAVMLRADADAVRVERALAAEFSGEERESLIALLGRCAQVLDEQR; from the coding sequence ATGACCTCCATGCCCGCCGAGGAGCGCATCGGCTCCCACATCAAGCGCGCCGAGCAGGCGCTCCTCGCGGCGAAGAACGCGGCCCTGAAGCCCGCAGGCGTAACGGTTCCGCAGTACGCCGCCCTGCTCTGGCTCTCCGAGAAGCCCGGCATCTCCGCCGCCGCCCTCGCCCGGCTGTGCGGGGTCACGCCGCCGACCATGAACACCGTGCTGAAGAACCTCCAGGAGCGCGGGCTCATCGAGCGGACCCCGCACGAATGGCACCGCAACGTCCTGGAGACCCGGCTCACGGAGGAGGGGGAAGCGGTGATGCTGCGCGCGGACGCCGACGCCGTGCGCGTGGAGCGGGCGCTCGCCGCCGAGTTCTCCGGTGAGGAGCGGGAGTCGCTGATCGCGCTGCTCGGGCGCTGCGCCCAGGTGCTTGACGAGCAGCGCTGA
- a CDS encoding esterase family protein: MQRQDHQGPRRRRRLLLISGGLALTLAAGGGLAAYQFGLFSDIGDPTSFGKTQQKTAAAADIRPGVSMPTGPAAEFVRTSRLPDGTQIARTTLTGKKSGFTGDVWVWVPKEYDDPRYAKSGFPVLISLPGGRGYPKNYWGTGPGLGLQQAVTDGVKAGTSLPFILVMPVINADTKHHYDGSDIPGEPRMGTWMADDIPDFTKANFRTFTDRDGWAFMGSSSGGFGAFKHVLKYPDRFKAVIASGTDFVPDSPLWKGNTQAMDENNPEKLAAKLIEEGGPDVYVNFQIGTEESGRERAEQFMREYGKGPVHTRLQVIEDGQHNGKSYVRGMREGSLEWISNVMRPPTPDPAVG; encoded by the coding sequence GTGCAGCGACAAGACCACCAGGGCCCCCGGCGGCGTCGGCGCCTCCTCCTGATCAGCGGCGGGCTCGCACTCACCCTCGCCGCCGGCGGCGGCCTGGCGGCGTACCAGTTCGGCCTCTTCTCCGACATAGGGGATCCCACCTCCTTCGGGAAGACCCAGCAGAAGACGGCGGCCGCCGCCGACATCCGCCCGGGCGTGAGCATGCCCACCGGCCCGGCCGCCGAGTTCGTCCGCACCTCCCGGCTGCCCGACGGCACGCAGATCGCCCGCACCACCCTCACCGGCAAGAAGTCCGGCTTCACCGGCGACGTCTGGGTGTGGGTCCCCAAGGAGTACGACGACCCGCGCTACGCCAAGAGCGGCTTCCCGGTCCTGATCTCCCTCCCCGGCGGCCGCGGCTACCCCAAGAACTACTGGGGCACCGGCCCCGGCCTCGGCCTCCAGCAGGCCGTGACCGACGGGGTGAAGGCGGGCACCAGCCTGCCCTTCATCCTCGTCATGCCGGTGATCAACGCCGACACCAAGCACCACTACGACGGCTCGGACATCCCCGGTGAACCCCGCATGGGCACCTGGATGGCCGATGACATCCCGGATTTCACGAAGGCCAATTTCCGCACCTTCACCGACCGCGACGGCTGGGCCTTCATGGGCTCCTCCTCGGGCGGTTTCGGCGCCTTCAAGCACGTCCTGAAGTACCCCGACCGCTTCAAGGCGGTGATCGCCAGCGGCACCGACTTCGTCCCCGACTCCCCGCTGTGGAAGGGGAACACGCAGGCCATGGACGAGAACAACCCCGAGAAGCTCGCTGCGAAGCTGATCGAGGAAGGCGGCCCGGACGTGTACGTGAACTTCCAGATCGGCACCGAGGAGAGCGGCCGCGAGCGGGCCGAGCAGTTCATGCGGGAGTACGGGAAGGGTCCCGTGCACACCCGGCTCCAGGTGATCGAGGATGGTCAGCACAACGGAAAGTCGTACGTGCGCGGCATGAGGGAGGGCTCCCTGGAGTGGATCAGCAATGTGATGCGGCCGCCGACGCCCGACCCCGCCGTGGGATGA
- a CDS encoding Uma2 family endonuclease — MTALPDWMRPPRAEGWFAEDLDRLPEAPRHTELIDGALVFMMSPQRWWHGHLVTMLTVALMEQVPADARVGREMTIKLDQRNRPEPDLLVTTADYEADRTWFAPNEVRLVIEVVSPECAHRDRTVKLRKYAEAGIPHYWCIEDEDGAPVVHVYELDEPTGAYAPAGIFRGTLQRPVPFEISLDLDKLTPPRSS; from the coding sequence ATGACCGCACTGCCCGACTGGATGCGCCCGCCGCGCGCGGAAGGCTGGTTCGCGGAGGACCTGGACCGCCTCCCCGAGGCACCACGCCACACCGAGCTCATCGACGGAGCCCTCGTCTTCATGATGTCGCCCCAGCGGTGGTGGCACGGCCACCTCGTGACCATGCTCACCGTCGCCCTGATGGAGCAGGTACCCGCAGACGCCAGAGTCGGCCGCGAGATGACCATCAAGCTCGACCAGCGCAACCGGCCCGAACCGGATCTGCTCGTGACGACGGCCGACTACGAAGCCGACCGCACCTGGTTCGCGCCCAACGAGGTCCGGCTCGTGATCGAGGTCGTCTCCCCCGAATGCGCCCACCGCGACCGCACCGTCAAACTCCGCAAGTACGCGGAGGCCGGCATCCCGCACTACTGGTGCATCGAGGACGAGGACGGGGCACCCGTCGTCCACGTCTACGAGCTCGACGAACCCACCGGCGCATACGCGCCCGCCGGGATCTTCCGCGGCACCCTCCAGCGCCCGGTGCCCTTCGAGATCAGCCTGGACCTCGACAAGCTCACACCACCCCGAAGCAGCTGA